The DNA segment AACAGAAGCAGACACTAGAGAATTTTAGACCTCTGTTCTAACAACCACTCATGTTTTTTCACTGAAATTCATAGTAACAACAATGTTTGTGTTTCTGTAGCAGGCTTAcagcttttgtgttgttttgggCCTGAGCCGGGCCCACCGACTTGTTGGGACAGGCCGGCCCTGGTAGCCGAGAGCTTCCTCGGGCTCGGGCCAGTTCGGGGCATTAGAGAAACCGGGCTGGGCTCCAGCTGGTAGCGGTAAAAGGTATCAGGCCCAGGCTGGGCCCGGGGCTATAACTatggcccgtgcagtgctctattCCCAACATTCACCATTCTTCTCACTGGACTCTTGTACGCATCTGGTGCAAGCACAGAGAAAGTAGTGGTGTGACTGTTTTACTTGTGTCGTCAACAGTTCATGGAGTGTATTTTGGCTGCTGTGTATAAACAATGGAATGGTCTGTGGGGATGCATGTTCTGATTCATCATGTGGTCCAGCAGTGCATATTCATCAATAGTCGGGTCAACTCTTAATTAAGTAGTATTTCCTTGCTGCAGCCTGCCATGAAAGTGAAATGCATGTGCACATTGTGGCGCAGCTGAAAGAAATCTTTGCCACTAGCTTGCTTATAAGCTGTCATCCTGTCTGATTGCTTGTATGTGAATATAGTTCTCACAGCTGCCATGCCTGGTGCGTCAGCAAAACCATGAGTTTCTCCCACGCTTGCTGTATGTCGGTGCCTCTTTGAAGCTTTAGATTCTGGATGCCAACCCTGCTGATAAAGCATAAGACAACAAGTAGTTTTGCCTTAAATACACAACACGCCATTTGCTCAAATGCACGTGCATATTATTGGCATAGTTGGCATGGCACATTTGGAGGCATATAGTAATATTATTTAGACTGTTGGCAACTTTGGGGTGAACTGTTTTCTCTTCTTTGTTAATTCATCTGTAGAATACTTAGGAAGTAACTGttgcagcagcacatcggacatgatgctcaatcagttctgctttatcgtgcaggccttggcgctctttcttcaagttcagccttcccttggttgcgctgaagaaggatttactgctgctcttccgtatcaaccagacatcaagtcattcgcacgagccagccgttgccccgtcatcgagatcgtccagcctttcttcgtttcaacttctgccaccccatcggtgacgtcaagtcacgtggacatacctgcggctataagaagttgtcccccggccatctcaaccagtgggctaggcagcagcacatcggacatgatgctcaatcagttctgctttatcgtgcaggTTAGTGATTATTCTCGAATGAAGTGTTTTCGCAGTGATGACCGTTTTctattgctgctgccatgcccacttgGCTTACAAAGTGTtgtctctgctgtttctttcaaAATAAGCCTTTTGATCTGTGGTGACATTGAGTCGAATCCGGGGCCTACAGACCAGGAAATATTGCAACAACTTCTCTTGGGGCAAAATAACATAACTGCATCAATCAACAATGTACTGACTAGAcaagaaaaacttgaaaaaaatgtaGCTAGCTTACATGAACGAATAAGTGGCATAGAAACTCAAATGGCTTCTCTTGGTACATTGAAGACAGAGGTAAATGGCCTGAAATCAACTATAGCTGAACTAGAACAAAATGTTTCCAGCCTCTTGAATAAGGTTGATGAGTTAGAAAACCGGAGTCGAAGGAATAATCTGATAATTTATGGCATTAAAGAAGAGAGCACTGAAACATTTGATGATCTTATCAAGAAGATAAAAGAGAGTGTGTTTCTTGAAAAGCTTGATTTAACCATTAGTGGAATTGAACGCTGTCATAGgctgggaaagaagaaagatggtgaTCGTCCAGTAATTGTGAGGTTTTTAGACTACCGTGAAAAAGTATCGATAATGAAAGCCTGTCCCAAACTCAAGGGCTCTGAAATATCGATTTCAGAGGATTTTTCTCTTGGCGTTCGTCAGATAAAGCAAAAACTATGGGAAAGCTCTGCAGAGGAAAGGTCGAACGGTGCGAAGGTCAAGTTATTCTTCGATAAATAAAGTGTGAACGGGACTTTATTTGCCTgggacaaaactgaaaacaagcgTTACAGGATTACCAAGCACACCTGACAGAACAAAACTAAAAAAGGTTGTTTTCGAGTTTTAAATACTAACTGTCGCAGTGTTGTTAATAAAGTCGTTGAGTTGGAAGGTCTTTTACTTACGCATGACCCTGATGTAGTAGTGCTAACTGAGACGTGGTTAAGTGAAGATATATATGACAGTGAATTTGTTCCAAATAACTACCAGGTCTTTAGAAAAGATCGTGACAGAAGAGGTGGGGGAGTTGCGATACTATACAAAGCATCTCTACAACTTATAAGATTACCTGATGTCACCGGAGTAGAGGGCATATTCTGCAAAGTTTATGCTGATAACATCAAGTATTTACTAGGCGCCATTTACAGGCCCCCTAACTCTCCTGTCCCTGTCTTGCACCATTTAAAAGAGTATATCCAGTGTCATGTAAAACCGGGAGACAGAATAATTATGactggtgatttcaatttcccGAATATTGATTGGTGCACTTTTTCTTCACAGTCCTGTAATTTGATGGAAAACGAAATGCTGGACCTTGCCTTAAACTTTGATCTGCTGCAAGCTGTAAATGAGCCTACAAGAATACAGCACGGTTCGATGTCCATCCTAGATCTCTTCTTTTTAAGTGGCAACATTACGGAAAACATCTCTTGTGATGTTGCTACTGGTATATCAGATCATAAGGCAGTTTTATTGTCTCTAAATGATGTTTCTTTAAAGCATGAAGATGCTCTTCATTCCTTTCCAAATTTTTCACGAGCAGATAATGAGTCCATCATTGACATTCTTGACCTTCGTTATGACGATTTCCAAACGAATCCTTGCAGTATTAATGACTTGTGGCTCATCTTCAAGAACATGGTTCATGAATGTATCCGGTGTTTCGTGCCGAAGATATCTAAGCAGTCTTGTAGCCGCAACCCTTGGATCAGCAGAGAGACGCTGCACTTGCAACGTCGACTAAAACGTCTTAAAAAGCGAGCGAGATCAGCCACCCCTTCCATAGTCCGTGTTATTGAGGAGGTGTCACAACAATTAAATGATCAGACTTTacttgacaaagaaagatattttgGTGTCCAACTCCCATCATTTATTAAAAAATCTCCTGAAAAATTCTGGAGGGCGATTACCCCGAGTTCCCGCAGTGCCGACATGTTTGTAATAGATGGAAAATGTATTCGCGATGATAATGCAGCCTGTGTAGCCTTTAATAAccactttaaaactgtttttactgcAGACAATGGTCATCTCCCATCTTTCAGTCTGTCTTTACCCCCTATACCTGATGTTACCATATCTGAAAATGAAGTGTTCAATTTACTTCTAAATCTTGATGTTAAGAAATCGTTTGGCCCAGACGACATCCCAAATGCCTTTCTGAAGCAGTACGCGCAATGGTGCTCCAAGTATTTATGTGTCATTTTTAGAAGGTCTATAGAGGAAGGCGCCCTACCCGATGACTGGCGAGTTGCCAGAGTTAAACCTTTACATAAAACTGGTGACAAAACACAGGTGCAAAACTATCGCCCTATTTCacttacttccacagcgtgtaagatacttgagcacattattcataaacatttatctacctttcttgaagaacataacgtaatatcgaaagctcaacatggtttcaggaaaggatattcgacatgtacacagctaatacaaacaattcatgattttgcagaagccataaacgaaggaaaacaaactgacgtaatatttttagatttccgcaaggcctttgatacggtttctcataacaagctaatatataaattgagttctgtaataaaaaatgataaactaataacctggattaaggcctacctgacaaacaggcgccagtttgttacactaaatggtgccctctcacattgcattccagttgaatcgggagttcctcaaggatctgtgcttggaccgcttttgtttattatttatattaatgatatcgtccaagatctctctgttaatgttaagttatatgccgatgattgtgtcctctatgaacaaattaactcaagtgaagatcaaatcaggctaaataatgactttcggaaggtaatgcgctggtgtgataggtggcaa comes from the Amblyomma americanum isolate KBUSLIRL-KWMA chromosome 1, ASM5285725v1, whole genome shotgun sequence genome and includes:
- the LOC144114094 gene encoding uncharacterized protein LOC144114094, giving the protein MSRGRPFQSAALLRKEDAARIFCRNIWEQLGRNGIYGEICWLAEQDMVHNEALALFLQVQPSLGCAEEGFTAALPYQPDIKSFARASRCPVIEIVQPFFVSTSATPSVTSSHVDIPAAIRSCPPAISTSGLGSSTSDMMLNQFCFIVQMALVLWCSLVQHNSDCLCVSSLAAILKESNIFHGPS